CGGAACCACTCCAAAGCATAGCAATAGGCGGAGGCAGGCTCCGCGACGACGCCCCATTCGAAACGACGCCCTCGCTTCCGCGAGGCGAAGACCGAAGCGGAAGCGCCTCGGCCGCCGAGGCGGCGGAGGGAGGCTCTTTCTTGCGGAACGCAAGAAAGAGGGAACCCGCCCAGGGTTCCCCTAAACCGAGAGCCGAGAGGGAATCAAACCCTCGCGCACGGATTTGCAGTCCGCGCTCCTCTCAGAGATTCGGCTCGAACGTGGCCACGGGCGACGCTTGGAGGAGCGCCGTGTGGCACGTGGAGCGGACAGCGGGAATCGAACCCGCATCAGCAGTTTGGAAGACTGCGGTCTTGCCTTTCGACGATGTCCGCGGATACCGGCTACCACCACGACGCGCGCCACTTTTTTTTACGCGCGACGTGGTGGTACCTGGCGGTGGAAGCCGATGGGAATCGAACCCACATCCTCCGGGTGCAAACCGGGTGCTCTCCCGTTGAGCTACGGTCCCAAACTTCATGCACGGAGCGTCACGCTGAGCCGGCGTGAGCGCTTCGCAGGGTGACGTACGGGGATCGAACCCGTCTCCGTCGGTTCACGGCCGACCCTCGTCCCAGACGAGCAACGTCACCATCGATGGAGCGCGCGACACACGACGAAGCGGCGTGCGATGCGCGATCGGAGTTCCTGGCGGGAATCGAACCCTGCATCTTCCGGGTGAAAGCCGGAGATCTTCTCCATTGGACGACAGGAACGAGCGCGAGAGATTTCGCTCCAGCGGAAGGACTCGTAACTTCGCGTCCGCGAGCGCCAGCGAGCGGCGGCGCGAAGTCTAAGTCCTAGCGACTTGAGCGGCTCCAGCGGAAGGACTCGAACCTTCACACCCCCGGTTAACAGCCGGGTGCCCTGCCATTGGGCCACGCTGGAATGTTGTTGTGGCGCGCCGTGCGCCGAGAGTCGCTTGAGGCGGCCTCCGCGCACGAAGCGGTGATGGCGATCACCGCGCGCGCCAAAACGTCTTGGCATCGAGTTGTCAAAGAACAGCGCTTGGAGGCGAGCGCGGGCGCGCGGCACCCTTCGATGCAGCGAGCTCGCAACCGACACGCAAGCCAGGGCTCCGGGCGCAGGATTCGAACCTGCGTTTCTGGGTTCAGAGCCCAGCGTCCTCCCGCTAGACGATCCCGGAACGTCGCGAAGCCATGAGGCTTCGGGCCATCAAGTGTGATTGAGTTAACGTTTTACCGTGTTGAATATCTTGTTTGTATTTGCCCGCGTGGGGTAGACGCGGCGGCATCTCCGAACCGGCCCGCCGATGGTGGAGGTCGGACCTTCGGGCAAAAGAGCGCGAGCGGCACCCGGAACACGGGCCCGTGGCACCGGCCAATCCCGAGCGCCCCGAACGGGACGACTCGAGACAGGCGCGCACCGGCGTTCGACACCGCGCCGGTGGGCCGCACGCGGCCCTGAAACGCGGAAGGCCACCCGGGGGGGTCTCCCAGGTGGCCCTCGAAGGTCTGAAACCTTCTGTTGGCGTACCCTAGGATGGCCCCCGCTGGACCGGCATGACCGCACCCTGGAGGGTGGCATGCTCGGCTTCGAGCCCGAGCCCGGCTTGCGCCGCCCGACACTCGAGCGTCGCGACGGTCGCGCACAAGCCCTGCACCGAGGCAGGTCGCGCGTTTGGCTGCGAGTTTGAGGAGGGGGAGTTCATGGCGAGCTCGTTGGATGCGTGGTCTTCGACGCGGGAAGCGCGCCGACCATTCACTTGTGCATCAGGATCGCCCGGCGGTCAAGTCCGCGGCGCGTTTTTCAAACATTTTGTTTGGGGGTTGTGCGCGCGTACTTCAAACCTCATTGTTTGAAGCTCAATGCCGCTTAGGCTCGCCGACCTCGACGCGTCCGAAGCTGTAGCCGAATTCGCGGACGAACGTTCCGGCCTTGTCGATGCCCCACATGCGAAGGCGCTTCGCGTTGCCAAAGAGCACGACCTCCGAGAGTTGGTAGCCGGACTCGATGCTCGCGAGGAGCTGCACGTCGACGGTCCCGCCACCAGCGCGCACGAGAGGCGCGCCGGCATCGGCACTTGGCGGCTGGTCCATGCGCTCGTCAACGGTCGGCTCCGCTTCGACGATGCGCGCGACGAGCACGCCGCAGCGCGCGCGCTTGTCGACGCCAGCGTCTACACGGGGCGCCGCAACGCTGTCGATGCATCCCGACACGATGCGCAGCTCGTCGTTGGGCGTCGGACGCCAGAACCAGGCGACGCGGGCGACGAACTCGGCGTCGCCTTGCCCGCCGCCGAGGGCCTTCGTTCCGACGCTCCTCAGCGCGGTGGCGGCCTTCTGCAGCTCAAGGGCGCGCTCGAAGACGATGACCTGCGGGTCCGGCACCTTCACGACGGCGAGGTTGGGCTCACCGGCGCAGCAGCGAAAGCCGGTGGCCGGACTCTTCGTCGTCCCGCCGCGAGCGATGGCGTTGGCGCACCGGCCGACGATCTCACCGGCCTCGGCGTTCCCTCCGCGCAGGACATGCAGCACCGCGGGGCGAGCCGCGGCGCCACGATTCCACACGCTGTCGGTCCATTCCCACGCACCGCCGTGCAGCTCCATGACGCCGAAGCCGCTCTTGCACGCGGTCCGTTCGCCTGATGGCCGCCGTGCGGCCACGAGAGCCGGTCGCCCCGTGTCGCAGACGTTCTCCTTGTAGGCGTCCCCGTATTCGTAGGTGCTGTTGCTGGGGCCCTTGCACGCGCGCTCCCATTCGAGCTCCGTGCACAGGCGCTTCTTCTCCGCGGAACACATTCGCGCCGCGTCATCCCGGGTCACGTTCGTGGTGGGGATCCCGCCCGCTTCGTTCGGATACGGCAGACGGTCGATGTAGAAGGCTTTGAGCGCTACGGGGACGCCCGCGGCTTCTTCCTCGGCGATGCGAGGGGCGCGACCCCTGGGCGTGCCGGCGCGCAACACGCC
This genomic stretch from Myxococcales bacterium harbors:
- a CDS encoding SUMF1/EgtB/PvdO family nonheme iron enzyme, coding for MRRRTAALATTALVLGGCSIRDKGGSLDASAAPAALPKAATAPERPGMILIPEGVLRAGTPRGRAPRIAEEEAAGVPVALKAFYIDRLPYPNEAGGIPTTNVTRDDAARMCSAEKKRLCTELEWERACKGPSNSTYEYGDAYKENVCDTGRPALVAARRPSGERTACKSGFGVMELHGGAWEWTDSVWNRGAAARPAVLHVLRGGNAEAGEIVGRCANAIARGGTTKSPATGFRCCAGEPNLAVVKVPDPQVIVFERALELQKAATALRSVGTKALGGGQGDAEFVARVAWFWRPTPNDELRIVSGCIDSVAAPRVDAGVDKRARCGVLVARIVEAEPTVDERMDQPPSADAGAPLVRAGGGTVDVQLLASIESGYQLSEVVLFGNAKRLRMWGIDKAGTFVREFGYSFGRVEVGEPKRH